Proteins encoded within one genomic window of Actinomycetota bacterium:
- a CDS encoding PQQ-dependent sugar dehydrogenase, translating into MEAPAGEDSLYVAEKGGTVRALRAGNLDPAPVLDISSEVSTGFEQGLLGLAISPDRRYLYVNFTNRDGDTRIREYAMAGGRADPGSARDVLAIDQPFANHNGGHLAFGPDGKLWIGLGDGGSSGDPAGNAQSLDTLLGKMLRINPRPSGGRDYGIPSDNPFVGKSGARGEIWAYGLRNPWRYSFDRSTGDLYIADVGQNAWEEVNFRSAASKGGENYGWDRLEGTHRFEGDPPPGHVPPVYEYSLKEGCAVTGGYVYRGSRIPALQGAYLFADFCQGTIRAFAQRRGRAEGHRFLGPKVDQLSSFGQDQSGELYAMSLGGDIFRIDPA; encoded by the coding sequence AGGACTCGCTGTACGTGGCCGAAAAGGGCGGCACAGTCCGGGCTCTGCGCGCGGGCAACCTCGACCCGGCCCCGGTGCTGGACATCTCCTCAGAGGTCTCCACAGGCTTCGAGCAGGGACTGCTTGGGCTGGCCATCTCGCCGGACCGGCGGTACCTGTATGTCAACTTCACCAACCGCGACGGTGACACCCGGATACGCGAGTACGCGATGGCCGGGGGCCGCGCCGACCCGGGATCGGCCCGTGACGTCCTGGCCATTGACCAGCCGTTCGCCAACCACAACGGCGGCCATCTGGCTTTCGGCCCCGACGGCAAGCTGTGGATCGGCCTCGGCGACGGCGGAAGCTCCGGGGACCCGGCCGGAAACGCACAGTCGCTGGACACCCTGCTCGGCAAGATGCTGCGGATCAACCCGCGCCCGTCCGGCGGCCGCGACTACGGGATCCCCTCGGACAACCCGTTCGTCGGAAAGTCCGGAGCCAGAGGCGAGATCTGGGCCTACGGGCTGCGAAACCCGTGGCGGTACTCCTTCGACAGGTCCACCGGCGACCTGTACATCGCCGATGTCGGGCAGAACGCGTGGGAGGAGGTCAACTTCCGGTCCGCCGCGTCCAAGGGCGGCGAGAACTACGGGTGGGACCGGCTCGAGGGCACCCACCGCTTTGAAGGAGACCCGCCGCCGGGCCACGTCCCGCCCGTCTACGAGTACTCGCTGAAGGAGGGGTGCGCCGTGACGGGCGGCTACGTCTACCGCGGCTCCAGGATTCCGGCGCTCCAGGGCGCCTATTTGTTCGCCGACTTCTGCCAGGGGACGATCCGGGCATTCGCCCAGCGCAGGGGCCGCGCGGAAGGACACAGGTTCCTGGGTCCGAAGGTGGACCAGCTGAGCTCGTTCGGACAGGACCAGTCCGGCGAGCTGTATGCGATGTCGCTCGGAGGCGACATCTTCAGGATCGACCCGGCCTGA